Genomic DNA from Clavibacter michiganensis:
GTCGTGGCTCGTCCACTCCCCGCGCTTGTCGATGAGGAGCAGGCCGCTCGCGGTGGACGGCGCGGCGCGGGGGGTCGGGGTTTCCATGGCCTGACCATCATGCCGTGCCCGGGCCGCCGCCCGGCTCCCTCGGAGGCGTCCGGCCTAGGATCGATCGAGTCGGAGGAGGACGCGTGCGGATCGGTGTCTTGGGTGCGGGCGCGGTCGGCGGCACGATCGCGGCGCTCCTCGAACGGGCCGGCCACGAGGTCGACGTCACCGCTCGCGGGCCGCACCTGCGGGCGATCCAGGACCGCGGCCTCCACCTCGCCGGCGGCTACGGCGAGCACGTCGCGCGCGTCGCGGCGGCCGAGCGGCTGGGACGCCCGCCCGAGCTCGCGATCGTCGCCACCAAGATCGCCGACGCCCGCGACGCCATGACGGAGAACGCGGGCTGGCTCCGCGGGATCCCCGTGCTCGTCGTGCAGAACGGCCTCTCCGGGATCACGATGGGCGTCGAGTGCCTGCCGCGCTCCGAGGTCGTCGGCGGGCTCGCCCTCGCGGCGACCTCGCTCACCGAGCCCGGGCTCGTCACGGTCACGTCGGCCGCGGGCATCCAGATCGGCAGCGCGGACGGCCCGGGAGGCGCCGGCGTCGCCCTCGTGCGCGAGGTGCTGGATCCCGTCATGCCCGTCACGATCGCCGCCGACTTCCGCGGGGCCCAGTGGACCAAGCTCGTCATCAACGGGATCAACGCGGTGCCGGCCATCACGGGGCTCAGCGTGCAGGCGGTCATCGCCGAGCCCGTGCTGCGGCGCATCGTCACGCGCGCCATGCAGGAGACCGTGCGCACGGGCCTGGCACGCGGCGTGACGTTCGGCCGGCTCGGCGGCCTGACGCATCGCCGCCTGAGGCTGTTCGCGTCGCTCCCGCTCCCCCTCGCCGAGCGCCTGCCGGTGTCGCTCGCCCGGAACATGGGGCAGGTGCCCAATCCCGGGTCGACGCTGCAGAGCATCCGCCGCAACCGGCTCACGGAGGTGGACCACCTCAACGGCGCGGTCTCGGCCCTCGCTCCTGGCGCGGGCCAGGACGCCCGCGTCAATGCCGCCCTGGTGCAGCTCGTGCACGGCGTGGAGGCCAGCGGGCGGCACATCTCGCCCGCGGAGCTCGCGCGGCTCGTCCCGCGCTGATCCGTCGCCGCGCCCCTCGCGGCGCTCCGCTCGGGCAGGCCTCAGCAGCTGTCGGCGAAGACGCGGCGCGGCAGGTCGGGATCGGTGACGTCGACGATCATGGTCGCCGCCCGGCGCGGGTTGACCTGGCGGATGTAGCGCGCGTGCGCCTCCTGGGCCGCGGATCCGGCGTCGCCGCCCGAGGTCGCGAGGGGCTCGTCGGGCAGGAGCAGGTAGACGACGGCGTTCCAGAGGCCGCGGAGCTCCGGGGTCTGCAGGGCGTCGCCGGCGACGATCAGCACGGCGTCGTCGGGGGCGTCCGCCACGGCGTCGCCGCCGGGTCGCAGCGCGAACCCGCTGCCGGCCTTCCGGAACGGCCGGACGAGCCCGTCGCGGAGGGCGTCGGCGAGCGGAGCGGCGCCGTCGGGCGACGCGAAGTCGGCCGCCAGGGCGACGTACGCGCCGCGGCCGTCCGCGCGCAGCACGTCGGCGAGGTCGTGCGCGAACGCGTGCGGGTCCGCGAGCGGTCCGCCGTCGACCGCGAGGTAGGCGCGTCCGCGGCCGTAGTTGTGCAGGAACTCGTCGGCGAGCGAGGCGAGGACCTCGGCACGGGAGGCGCGGTACAGGGTCATGCGCCGAGCCTAGGCTCATCGTCTCGTACGCTGGCCGGATGCCGGAGACCGCCATCGCCCCCCGGATCACCGCGTGGTTCCGGGAGAACGCCCGCGACCTGCCGTGGCGGCGCGAGGGGTTCGGATCCTGGGGCATCCTCGTCAGCGAGTTCATGCTGCAGCAGACGCCCGTGGTCCGCGTGATCCCGCGGCTCGAGGAGTGGCTGGCGCGCTGGCCCGTGCCCGCCGCGCTCGCCTCGACGCCCGCCAGCGAGGCCGTCCGCGCGTGGGGCCGCCTCGGCTACCCGCGGCGCGCGCTCGCCCTGCACGCGTGCGCGGTCGCGATCGTCGAGCGGCACGGCGGCGAGGTCCCCGAGGATGTCGACGCCCTGCTCGACCTGCCCGGCGTCGGCCCGTACACGGCCCGCGCGGTCGCGGCGTTCGCGTTCGGGCATCGGCACCCGGTCGTCGACGTCAACGTGCGGCGGGTGCTCGCGCGCGCGGTGGCCGGCCAGGGCGATCCCGGGCCCGCGCGCACGAAGGTCGACCTCGCCGCGATGGAGGCGCAGCTGCCCGACGACGTGGCCGAGGCGCGCCTGTTCAACGCGGGCGCGATGGAGCTCGGCGCGGTGGTCTGCACGGCGCGCGCGCCGCGCTGCGACGACTGCCCGGTCCGCGACCTGTGCGCGTGGCGCGCTGCGGGATACCCGGCCTACGACGGGCCGGCGCGCGTCGTGCAGAAGAGGTACGAGGGATCCGACCGCCAGGTGCGCGGCCTCCTGCTCGCGGAGCTCCGGTCGAGCCACTCCCCCGTGACCGCGGCCGACCTCGCGACCGCATGGCCGGAGCCCGTGCAGCGCGGGCGCGCGCTCGACGGGCTCATCGCCGACGGGCTGGCCGTGCGCCAGCCCGACGGCACGTACGCCCTGCCGAGCTGACGCACGACGGCCGATCGGCGCGGACGCCGGCCGTCCGAGCGGATCAGTGGGCGGGCTCGTACCCGGGGGCGGAGCGGTCGACGTCGTCGCCGTCCACCTCGTCGTCGTCCTCGTCCTCGTCCTCGTCCTCGTCCTCGTCGTCCTCCCCGATGACGCGGGGCTTGACGTACGGGTCCTCGTCGCCCGCGTACACGCCGGCCTTGGCCTGGGCCTGCACGTCCGCGTCGCGGCGGCGGGCCTCCTCGAGGAGGGCGTCGATCGCGGCCGCGTTCTCCGGCACGCCGTCGAGGATGAACTCGAGCGACGGCGTGAGGCGCGCGGTGATGTTCTTGCCCACCTCGCTGCGGAGCATGCCGGTGGCGGACTTGAGGGCGGCGGCGGTGTCGGCGCGCTCCTCGTCGGTGCCGTAGACCGTGTAGAAGATGCTGGCGTGCTGCAGGTCGCCCGTGACGCGCACGTCGGTGACGGTGACGAATCCGAGACGCGGGTCCTTGATCCCCCGGTCGAGCTTGCGCGCGACGATCTCCTTGATGCGGTCGGCCATCTTCCTGGCCCTCGCGTGATCGACCATGGTCGACGTCCTTCCGTGACGCTGCTCGCCGGGCGTGCTCGTCCGGCGTCGTGCTGGTGCCCCGCTGGTCGCGGGTGCTGCCGGACGAGTGCCCGGGTCGTGCTGGTGCCCCGCTGGTGGCGGGTACTGCCGGACGAGTGCCCGGGTCGTGCTGGTGCCCCGCGGGTGGCGGGATGGGGAGGGCCCCGCTCCCCTGGTGGGGAGCGGGGCCCGGATCGGCCGGGGTCAGACCCGCGGCTTCTCCTTCATCTCGATCGTCTCGATCTCGTCGCCGATCTGGATGTCGTTGAACTTGCCGAGGCCGATGCCCGCCTCGAAGTCCGTGCGGACCTCGGACACGTCGTCCTTGAACCGGCGCAGCGACTCGATGGCCAGGTTGTCGCCCACCACCACGCCGTCGCGGATGACCCGCGCCTTGGCGTTCCTGGTGATGGTGCCCGAGCGGACGATGACACCCGCGATGTTGCCGAACTTGGAGGAGCGGAACACCTCGCGGATCTCGGCGACGCCGGACTGGACCTCCTCGAACTCGGGCTTGAGCATGCCCGTGAGGCTCGACTCGATCTCCTCGAGCGCCGAGTAGATGACGCTGTAGAAGCGGATGTCGACGCCCTCGCGCGCCGCACGTGCGCGGGCCTTCGGGTCGGGGCGGACGTTGAACCCGATGATGATCGCGTTGTCGATCGTCGCCAGGTTGACGTCGCTCTCGGTGACCGCTCCGACGCCGCGGTGGATGATCCGCAGCTGCACGGAGTCGTCCACCTCGATCTTCATGAGCGACTCCTCCAGCGCCTCGACGGCACCGGACACGTCGCCCTTGATGATGAGGTTGAGCGACTCGACCTTGCCCTCCTCCAGCGCACGCGTGAAGTCCTCGAGGCTGATGCGCTTGCGGGCCTTGGCCAGCTGCGCGTTGCGCTCGACGGCCTCGCGCTTCTCGGCGATCTGACGGGCGGTGCGGTCCTCCTCGGTGACGAGGAAGGTGTCGCCCGCGCCGGGGACCGACGAGAGGCCCTGGACCTGGACGGGCCGCGAGGGGTAGGCCTCGTGGACGGCGTCGCCGTTCTCGTCCATCATCGCCCGGACGCGGCCGTAGGCCGTGCCCGCCACGATGGCGTCGCCCACGCGGAGCGTGCCCGACTGGATGAGGACGGTCGCGACCGCACCGCGGCCCTTGTCGAGGCGGGCCTCGATGGCCACGCCGCGCGCGTCCTTGTTCGGGTTGCTGCGCAGGTCGAGGCCGGCGTCGGCGGTGAGCAGGACGGCCTCGAGGAGGTCGTCCACGCCCTTGCCGGTGAGCGCCGACACGTCGACGAACATGACGTCTCCGCCGTACTCCTCGGCGACCAGGCCGTACTCGGTGAGCTGCTGGCGCACCTTGGCGGGGTTGGCCCCCTCCTTGTCGACCTTGTTGACCGCGACCACGATCGGCACGTTCGCCGCCTGGGCGTGGTTCAGGGCCTCCACCGTCTGCGGCATGATGCCGTCGTCGGCCGCGACCACGAGGATCGCGATGTCGGTGACCTGCGCACCGCGGGCGCGCATGGCGGTGAACGCCTCGTGACCCGGGGTGTCGATGAAGGTGATGGCGCGCTCGTAGCCCTCGTGCGGCGCCCAGACCTGGTACGCGCCGATGTGCTGCGTGATGCCGCCCGCTTCGCCCTCGATGACGTTGGCGTTGCGGATGGCGTCGAGAAGGCGCGTCTTCCCGTGGTCGACGTGGCCCATGACGGTGACGACGGGCGGCCGGATCTCCAGCACGTCGTCGTCCTCGTCCTCGAGCTCCTGGTCGAGGTCGATGTCGAAGCCCTCGAGCAGCTCGCGGTCCTCGTCCTCCGGGGAGACGACCTGGATCTTGTAGCCGAGCTCCGTGCCGAGCACCTCGAAGGTGGCCTCGTCGAGCGACTCGGTCGCCGTGGCCATCTCACCGAGGTGGAACAGCACGGTCACCAGGTTGCCGGGGCTCGCGTCGATCTTGTCGGCGAAGTCCGAGATGGACGCGCCGCGACGCAGGCGGACGATGGTGTTGCCGTCGCCGCGGGGGACGCTGACGCCACCCAGCGACGGGGCCTCGCGCAGCTCGAACTCGGCCCTCTTCGTCCGCTTCGACTTGCGCGACTTGCTCTTGCCGCCGCCGCGACCGAAGGCGCCGGCGGTGCCGCCGCCGGGGCCGCGACCACGGCCGCCGCCACCGGGACGACCGGCGAAGCCGCCGGCCGGACGCTGGAAGCCGCCGGCAGCGGGGGCGCCGGGGCGTCCCGCTCCGCCGGGTGCGCCGCCGGGACGACCCGCACCCGCGGGACGCTGGCCGAAGCCGGCCGGGCGCGCGCCCTGGCCGACGCCGCCAGGACGCGGGGCGCCGGGGCGGGGCGATCCGGGACGGGGAGCGGCCGGACGGGGGCCTGCGGCTCCCGCGGCGGGACGCTGACCCATGCCCTGGTTGCTCGCGAACGGGTTGTTGCCCGGGCGGGGCTTGGTGCCCATGCCCTGGTTGCTCGCGAAGGGGTTGTTGCCGGGGCGCGGGGCCGCCGGACGCGGGATCCCGGGACGCGGGATGCCGTTCGAGGGGGCGGGCGTGCTGCCGGCGTCCGGGCGCGGGGCGCTCGGGGTCTCGGCGGCCGGGGCGTCGGGGGTGGCGGACGCGGCCGACTTCTCGGCCTGCGCCTTCTCCTCGGCGGCGGCCTTGCGGCTCGCCTCGGCCTGGGCCTGGCGCTCGGCGACGGTCAGCGGCTTCGCCGGGACCGGCACGTCGGACGCCTCGGGGGCCTCCACCTCGGGAGCGGCCGTGGGCTGCGGGCCGGGGGTGGGACGGCCGCCGGGCTTCGGGGCCGACGAACGGGCTCCGGGCCGCGGGGCGGACGAGGGGGCTGCGGCGGGAGCCGCGGCCTGTCCGGTGACGCCGGCTGCCTCGAGGGCCGCCTTGAGCTTGCGGGCCACGGGGGGCTCGATGCTCGACGACGGTCCCTTGACGAACTCGCCCATCTCCTTGAGCTTGGCGAGTGCGGTCTTGCTGTCGACGCCGATCTCGGCGGCGATCTCGTGTACGCGTGGTTTGGCCACTGTTCTCCTGTCTGGGGGTCCTCTCCCAGGCAGGAGGGGACCGCTAGTGCTGGACGGATCTCATTTCGAGCCGCTCATTAGTTGTCCATGTGCCGTTCAGCCTGTTCTCTCGGATGCTCGCGCGCTCGGCTGGGCCGCGAGCCGCTCTCGTAGTCCCCCAAGAGCTGCGGGGTCGAGCGCCGCGTCGCTCCGCAGGGCCCGCCCGAAGGCACGCCGCGCGATCGCTCTGTCGATGCACTCGATGGTCGGATGGATCCACGCGCCCCTGCCGGCCTTGACCGCGCGCTCGTCGAGGACGAGGGAGCGGGTGGGGGGATCGGCGACGATCCGCAGAAGAGCGGACCTCGGGGCACGCCGACGACAGCCGACGCACGTTCTTACCGGATTCATACTACCCCCTCCGTCCGGCGGCGGGGAGGCCGGGTCCCGGCGGGCGGCGCTCAGTCGTCGCCCTCGAGGATCGAGTCGGGCTGGATGTCGATCTTCGCGCCCGTGAGCTTGGCGGCGAGGCGGGCGTTCTGGCCCTCCTTGCCGATGGCGAGCGACAGCTGGTAGTCGGGCACGAGCGCGCGGACGGCCTTGGTCGCCTGGTCGATGACGAACGAGCTCGTGACCCGGGCGGGCGAGAGCGCGTTGCCGACGAAGACGGGCAGCGACTCGGAGTAGTCGACGATGTCGATCTTCTCGTCGTTGAGCTCGGCCGTGACCGCGCGGACGCGCTGCCCCAGCTCGCCGATGCAGGCGCCCTTGGCGTTGATGCCCGGCTCGGTCGCGCGCACGGCGATCTTGGTGCGGTGCCCGGCCTCGCGGGCGAGCGACACGATCTCGACGAGGCCCTGCGCGATCTCCGGCACCTCGAGCGCGAACAGCTTGCGGACGAGCGAGGGGTGCGTGCGCGAGACCGTGATCTGCGGGCCCTTGGCGCCGCGCGAGACGCTCGTGACGTAGACGCGCAGGCGCGAGCCGTGCACGTACTTCTCGCCGGGCACCTGCTCCTCGGGCGGCAGGATCGCCTCGATGGTGCCGAGGTCGACGTGGATCATGCGGGGGTTCGGGCCCTGCTGGATGACGCCCGCGACGATGTCGCCCTCGCGGCCCTTGAACTCGCCGAGGATGCGGTCGTCGCCGATGTCGCGCAGGCGCTGGTTGATGACCTGCTTGGCGGCGAACGCGGCGATGCGGCCGAAGTCGCTCGGGCTGTCCTCGGACTCGCCGATGACGAGGCCGTCCTCGTCGAGCTCGGGGACGTGCACGGAGACGTGGCCGGACTTCCTGTCCAGGTGCACGCGGGCGGGGGGCACGCCGTCGGCGACGGGCTTGGCGTCGGCCTGGTCGGTGTGCTTGAGGTAGGCGGTGAGGATGGCCTGCTCGATGATCGAGACGAGCTCCTCGAACGGGATCTCGCGCTCGCGCTCCATCAGGCGCAAGACGCTCAGGTCGATGTCCACGGTGCGACTCCTCTATTCGGTTGGAAACACTCGAGGCTACCCGACCGGGAGGGGTCGGGCAGCCTCGAGCGGGGGCGCGGTGCGGATCAGCTGTCGGCGGTGAGCGCGCCCACGACGTCGGCGAGCGCGACCGGGGTGCGCTCGTTCGTGCGGCGGTCCCAGAGCTCGGCCATGCCGTCGACCGCGCCGCGGCCGACGATGACGATGGTCGGCACGCCGATGAGCTCGGCGTCGCCGAACTTCACGCCCGGCGACACCTTGGGGCGGTCGTCGAAGAGCACGTCGAGGCCCGCGGCGTCGAGCGCGTCGACGAGCTCCTCGGATGCGGAGGCGATCTCGTCGCCCTTGCCGGTCATCACCACGTGCACGTCGAACGGGCTGATGGACGCGGGCCAGAGGAGGCCGCGGCCGTCCTGCGTGGCCTCGGCGACGAGGGCGAGGTTGCGCGTGATGCCGATGCCGTACGAGCCCATCGTGACGGTGACGAGCTTGCCGTTCTCGTCGAGCACCTTGAGGCCGAGCGCCTCCGCGTACATGCGGCCGAGCTCGAAGACGTGGCCGATCTCGGTGCCGCGCGCGGTGCTGATGGGACCGGACCCGTCGGGCGCCGGGTCGCCGTCGCGCACGTCCGCGGCCTCGACCACGCCGTCGGGCGTGAAGTCGCGGCCGGCGACGAGCGAGAGGACGTGCTTCCCGGCGACGTTGGCGCCCGTGATCCACGAGCTGCCGTCGACGACGCGGGGGTCGACGAGGTAGCGCACCTTCGTGGCGGACGTGGATCCGAGCACGGGGCCCTCGACCGACCACGGGCCGATGTAGCCCTTCACGAGGCCCGGGTTCTTGGCGAGGTCCCCGTCGTTCGCGGCCTCGACCTCGGCGGGGAAGAAGGCCACCTCGGCGCGCTTGAGGTCGATGTCGCGGTCGCCGGGGATCCCGACCACGACGAGCTCGCGCGTGCCGTCGAGGTGGGTGAGCGCGAGGACGATGTTCTTCAGGGTGTCGGCGGCGGTCCAGGCACGGCCGTCCTCGCGGGGCTCCTGCGCGTTCGCCAGGTCGACGAGGGTCTGGATGGTGGGGGTGTCGGGCGAGTCGAAGACGCGCGCGTCGGGCTGGCCTTCGATGGGGATCGACTCGGGCACGAGCGTCGTGAACGCCTCGACGTTGGCCGCGTAGCCGCCGGGGCTCCGCACGAACGTGTCCTCGCCGATGGGCGTGGGGTGCAGGAACTCCTCGCTCTTGGACCCGCCCATGGCGCCCGCGTCGGCGGCGACGATGACGTACTCGAGGCCGAGGCGCTGGAAGATCCGCTCGTAGGCGTCGCGCTGCGCCTGGTAGCTGACGGCGAGGCCGGCGTCGGTGTGGTCGAAGGAGTAGGCGTCCTTCATCGTGAACTCGCGGCCGCGGAGGATGCCGGCGCGGGGGCGGGCCTCGTCGCGGTACTTGTCCTGGATCTGGTAGATCGACAGGGGCAGGTCCTTGTAGCTCGAGTAGAGGTCCTTCACGAGCAGCGCGAAGAACTCCTCGTGCGTGGGCGCGAGCACCATGGGCGCGCGCTTGCGGTCCTCGAGGCGGAACATCCCGGGGCCGTACTCGTCGTAGCGGCCGGTGGCCTGGTACGGCTCGGCGGGGAGCAGCGCGGGGAAGTGCACCTCCTGGGCGCCGATGCGCTCCATCTCCTCGCGGACGATGGCCTCGACCTTGTTCTTGACGCGGAGGCCGAGCGGCAGCCAGGCGAAGATGCCGGGGGCCTGGCGGCGGATGTAGCCGGCGCGCACGAGGAGGCGGTGGCTGGCCACCTCGGCGTCGACGGGGTCTTCCCGGAGGGTGCGGACGAAGAGCTTCGAGAGGCGTGTGGACACCGGATCAGCCTAGCGATCCGGCCGGGCCGGCTCAGCGCGCGGCGGCGTACGAGAGGCGCAGGCGCTCGAAGCCCTCGTCGAGGGAGACCGCCGGGGTCCAGGCGAGCGCCCGGCGGGTCTCGCGCTGGTCGAACCAGTGCGCCGTGGAGAGCTGCTCGGCGAGGAATCGGGTCATGGGCGGCTCGTCGGATCCGGGGCGCACGGCCCAGACGCGCTCCACCGCTCCCCCGGCGGCGCGAGCGAGGGCGGCGGGGACGCGGATCCGCGGCGCGGGCACCCCGGCGGCGCGGCACATGCCCGCGAGCAGCTCCGCGACGGGACGCGGCTCGCCGTTGGTGACGACGTACGCGCGGCCGTGCGCGGTGTCGGCGGCGGCGAGGGCGGCGACGATCGCGTCGGCGGCGTTGTCGCGGTAGACGGTGTCGATGAGCGCGGCGCCGTGGCCGAGGAGCGGCAGGCGGCCGCGCGCGGCCCGGTCGACGATGCGGGCGACGAGCTGCGTGTCGCCCGGGCCCCAGACGAGGTGCGGGCGGACGGCGAGGACGCGCATGGCGGGGTCGTCGGCGGCCAGCGCGACGAGCTCGCCCTCGGCCTTGGTGCGGGCGTAGTCGCCGCGGGCGCGGACGGGATCCGCGGGGCCGGCGCCGTCGCCCGTGATGGAGAGGCCCGTGTGCGCGACGGACGGCGAGGAGACGTGGACGAAACGCGCGACGCCGGCCGCGCGCGCCGCGCGGAGCAGCGCGCGCGTGCCCTCGACGTTGACGGCGCGGAAGTCGGCCGGATCCCCCGCGAGCGAGACCTTGGCGGCGAGGTGCACCACGGCGTCGACGCCGTCGAGCGCGCGGGCGACGGCATCCGCGTCGGTGACGCTGCCGCGGAGGTCGACGACGGATCCCGGCACGGGCGCCGCGCCGCTCGCCGCGAGCCCGGACGGCTGGCGCTGGAACGCGCGGACGGCGTGCCCGGCGGCGGCGAGCCGCTCGGCGACGGCGCGGCCGAGCATGCCGCTCGCGCCCGTGACGAGGACGGTCACGGGGCGACCACCCGGCCGCCCGCGAGGATCCCCGCGGCCCAGCGGCCGAGGCGCGCGCGGTCGACCTTGGAGTTGTGGCGGACGTCCGTGGGCAGCACGGGAACGACGATGACGGCCGCGACCGGGACGCCGACCGCGGCGCGCACGGCGGCGGCGAGGTCCGGGCGTGCGAGGCCCACGCGGCGCGCGGCCGGCACGGTCTCGACCACGAGCACGAGCTGCTGCACGCCCGCGGGTCCGACGCCCACGGCGGCCGTGCGGCCCACCCCCGCCGCGGACGCCGCCCGGAGCTCGGGTCCGACGGGCGTGAGCACCCCGTCGGCGGTCGTGATGACGTGCGGGAGGCGCCCCTCGATCCAGAGCGCGCCCATCGCGTCGAGGTGGCCGACGTCGCCGGTGCGGTGGCGGCGGATCCCATCGGCCGAGTCGCGCCGGGCGGCCCGGTCGGTGACGTGCAGGCGGTCGTAGCGCTCGTGGACGTGCGGCGCCTGGGCGACGATCTCGCCCGTGACGCCGGGCTCGGACGTGAGCGCGCCGGTGGCGGCGCCCGCGGCGTCGAGCGGGCTGATGCGGATGTCGACCGGGTCGACGGGCGTCCCGACGCACACGCCCTCGTCGCCGCGGCGGGCGCCGTCGCGGATCCCCTCGAGCGTGACGTCGGTGAGCAGCAGGCCCTCGGTCATGCCGTAGGGCGTGTGCACCTCGGCGGCCGGCACGAGGGCCGCGGCGCGCGTGAGCAGCGCCTCCGACAGCGGCGCGCCCGCGGAGAGCAGCGACCGGACCCGGCCGAGGGCCGCGCGGTCGTCCGCGGTGAGGGCGTCGGAGGTGGCGACCACGTTGTCGAGCGCGGCGGGCGACGCGAACACGACGGTGGCGTCGGCGGCGCGGGCGGCGGCCGCGAGGGCGGACGCGGTGAGGTCGCGCGGGCGGGTCACGTCCATGTCGGGCGTGACGCTCGTGGCGCCGAGAGCCGGCCCCAGCAGCGCGAACGGCGCGAAGCCGGCGACGAGGCCCGTGCCGACGCCCACGTCGAAGCGGCCGCCGAGGGTGTCGCGCAGGGATGCGAGCTGGCGGTACGTGTACATGACGCCCTTGGCCGGGCCGGTGGATCCCGAGGTGAAGAGGATCGCGGCGTCGTCGTCGGCCGCGGGCGCGGGCGGCAGGACCTGCGCGCGGCCGTCGCGGGCGATCTGCGGCAGGCTCGCGGCGACGCCGAGCGCGCGGGCGACGGGCGGCGCGAGCGTGGTGACGGAGATCCGCTCCCCCGGCCAGCCCAGGGCGCGCGCGAGGGCGAGGCCGGCGGGGATGCCGACGACCATGTCGGGGCGGGATCCCGCCACCGCGCGCCCGAGGCCCTTCACGCCGAGGCCCGCGTCGGCGACCACGACGATCGCGCCGATCCGGAGGCACGCGTAGAGGAGGGCCGTGAGGTCGGCGCCGGGCGGCACGAGGAGCGAGACGCGGTCGCCCGCGCGGAGCCCGCGCGCGTGCAGGCCGGCCGCGATCTCGCGGACGCGGCGGGAGAGCAGGCGCCAGGAGACGGTGCGCGGGCCGGTGGCGCCGCGGGGCGCCATCTCCACGATCACGGGGTCGTCGCTGTCGCGCAGCTCCTCGAGGAGGGCATCGAGCGGGCGGACGGGCGC
This window encodes:
- the rbfA gene encoding 30S ribosome-binding factor RbfA, which gives rise to MVDHARARKMADRIKEIVARKLDRGIKDPRLGFVTVTDVRVTGDLQHASIFYTVYGTDEERADTAAALKSATGMLRSEVGKNITARLTPSLEFILDGVPENAAAIDALLEEARRRDADVQAQAKAGVYAGDEDPYVKPRVIGEDDEDEDEDEDEDDDEVDGDDVDRSAPGYEPAH
- a CDS encoding A/G-specific adenine glycosylase, whose amino-acid sequence is MPETAIAPRITAWFRENARDLPWRREGFGSWGILVSEFMLQQTPVVRVIPRLEEWLARWPVPAALASTPASEAVRAWGRLGYPRRALALHACAVAIVERHGGEVPEDVDALLDLPGVGPYTARAVAAFAFGHRHPVVDVNVRRVLARAVAGQGDPGPARTKVDLAAMEAQLPDDVAEARLFNAGAMELGAVVCTARAPRCDDCPVRDLCAWRAAGYPAYDGPARVVQKRYEGSDRQVRGLLLAELRSSHSPVTAADLATAWPEPVQRGRALDGLIADGLAVRQPDGTYALPS
- a CDS encoding proline--tRNA ligase, which translates into the protein MSTRLSKLFVRTLREDPVDAEVASHRLLVRAGYIRRQAPGIFAWLPLGLRVKNKVEAIVREEMERIGAQEVHFPALLPAEPYQATGRYDEYGPGMFRLEDRKRAPMVLAPTHEEFFALLVKDLYSSYKDLPLSIYQIQDKYRDEARPRAGILRGREFTMKDAYSFDHTDAGLAVSYQAQRDAYERIFQRLGLEYVIVAADAGAMGGSKSEEFLHPTPIGEDTFVRSPGGYAANVEAFTTLVPESIPIEGQPDARVFDSPDTPTIQTLVDLANAQEPREDGRAWTAADTLKNIVLALTHLDGTRELVVVGIPGDRDIDLKRAEVAFFPAEVEAANDGDLAKNPGLVKGYIGPWSVEGPVLGSTSATKVRYLVDPRVVDGSSWITGANVAGKHVLSLVAGRDFTPDGVVEAADVRDGDPAPDGSGPISTARGTEIGHVFELGRMYAEALGLKVLDENGKLVTVTMGSYGIGITRNLALVAEATQDGRGLLWPASISPFDVHVVMTGKGDEIASASEELVDALDAAGLDVLFDDRPKVSPGVKFGDAELIGVPTIVIVGRGAVDGMAELWDRRTNERTPVALADVVGALTADS
- a CDS encoding NAD-dependent epimerase/dehydratase family protein encodes the protein MTVLVTGASGMLGRAVAERLAAAGHAVRAFQRQPSGLAASGAAPVPGSVVDLRGSVTDADAVARALDGVDAVVHLAAKVSLAGDPADFRAVNVEGTRALLRAARAAGVARFVHVSSPSVAHTGLSITGDGAGPADPVRARGDYARTKAEGELVALAADDPAMRVLAVRPHLVWGPGDTQLVARIVDRAARGRLPLLGHGAALIDTVYRDNAADAIVAALAAADTAHGRAYVVTNGEPRPVAELLAGMCRAAGVPAPRIRVPAALARAAGGAVERVWAVRPGSDEPPMTRFLAEQLSTAHWFDQRETRRALAWTPAVSLDEGFERLRLSYAAAR
- a CDS encoding ketopantoate reductase family protein; its protein translation is MRIGVLGAGAVGGTIAALLERAGHEVDVTARGPHLRAIQDRGLHLAGGYGEHVARVAAAERLGRPPELAIVATKIADARDAMTENAGWLRGIPVLVVQNGLSGITMGVECLPRSEVVGGLALAATSLTEPGLVTVTSAAGIQIGSADGPGGAGVALVREVLDPVMPVTIAADFRGAQWTKLVINGINAVPAITGLSVQAVIAEPVLRRIVTRAMQETVRTGLARGVTFGRLGGLTHRRLRLFASLPLPLAERLPVSLARNMGQVPNPGSTLQSIRRNRLTEVDHLNGAVSALAPGAGQDARVNAALVQLVHGVEASGRHISPAELARLVPR
- the infB gene encoding translation initiation factor IF-2 — its product is MAKPRVHEIAAEIGVDSKTALAKLKEMGEFVKGPSSSIEPPVARKLKAALEAAGVTGQAAAPAAAPSSAPRPGARSSAPKPGGRPTPGPQPTAAPEVEAPEASDVPVPAKPLTVAERQAQAEASRKAAAEEKAQAEKSAASATPDAPAAETPSAPRPDAGSTPAPSNGIPRPGIPRPAAPRPGNNPFASNQGMGTKPRPGNNPFASNQGMGQRPAAGAAGPRPAAPRPGSPRPGAPRPGGVGQGARPAGFGQRPAGAGRPGGAPGGAGRPGAPAAGGFQRPAGGFAGRPGGGGRGRGPGGGTAGAFGRGGGKSKSRKSKRTKRAEFELREAPSLGGVSVPRGDGNTIVRLRRGASISDFADKIDASPGNLVTVLFHLGEMATATESLDEATFEVLGTELGYKIQVVSPEDEDRELLEGFDIDLDQELEDEDDDVLEIRPPVVTVMGHVDHGKTRLLDAIRNANVIEGEAGGITQHIGAYQVWAPHEGYERAITFIDTPGHEAFTAMRARGAQVTDIAILVVAADDGIMPQTVEALNHAQAANVPIVVAVNKVDKEGANPAKVRQQLTEYGLVAEEYGGDVMFVDVSALTGKGVDDLLEAVLLTADAGLDLRSNPNKDARGVAIEARLDKGRGAVATVLIQSGTLRVGDAIVAGTAYGRVRAMMDENGDAVHEAYPSRPVQVQGLSSVPGAGDTFLVTEEDRTARQIAEKREAVERNAQLAKARKRISLEDFTRALEEGKVESLNLIIKGDVSGAVEALEESLMKIEVDDSVQLRIIHRGVGAVTESDVNLATIDNAIIIGFNVRPDPKARARAAREGVDIRFYSVIYSALEEIESSLTGMLKPEFEEVQSGVAEIREVFRSSKFGNIAGVIVRSGTITRNAKARVIRDGVVVGDNLAIESLRRFKDDVSEVRTDFEAGIGLGKFNDIQIGDEIETIEMKEKPRV
- a CDS encoding YlxR family protein, translating into MNPVRTCVGCRRRAPRSALLRIVADPPTRSLVLDERAVKAGRGAWIHPTIECIDRAIARRAFGRALRSDAALDPAALGGLRERLAAQPSARASERTG
- the nusA gene encoding transcription termination factor NusA, with the protein product MDIDLSVLRLMEREREIPFEELVSIIEQAILTAYLKHTDQADAKPVADGVPPARVHLDRKSGHVSVHVPELDEDGLVIGESEDSPSDFGRIAAFAAKQVINQRLRDIGDDRILGEFKGREGDIVAGVIQQGPNPRMIHVDLGTIEAILPPEEQVPGEKYVHGSRLRVYVTSVSRGAKGPQITVSRTHPSLVRKLFALEVPEIAQGLVEIVSLAREAGHRTKIAVRATEPGINAKGACIGELGQRVRAVTAELNDEKIDIVDYSESLPVFVGNALSPARVTSSFVIDQATKAVRALVPDYQLSLAIGKEGQNARLAAKLTGAKIDIQPDSILEGDD